The Fibrobacterota bacterium genome has a segment encoding these proteins:
- a CDS encoding FAD-dependent oxidoreductase codes for MACLRRCFRNSAIPHGSSLESGSSRPSLGPESASRRDFVKGALALGAAALVPACRPKDSGAPRIAIVGAGIAGLHAAHVLAKGGVSSEVFEAGARAGGRILTLQGLMADGLWTEAGGEFIDSSHADMLSLAKEFGIEVQDALGGDRAGLIENAWLFGGKARSEAEVAAAVKDASGAMARDMAALPPGISAGAGGLAADLDKLSVSAYLQSRGVTGWLRDLIETAYVGEFDLDAGDQSCLNLLTMVSWDVSEGRFKVFGESDERYRLKGGNQTLTDALAAKYADRIRFAHRLEAIDAEGGGYRLSFQTGGGSVERRADAVILTLPFTLLRNVDIRVDLPPGKRKAIAELGYGTNAKLFLGYSARPWRKAGYSGTFYTDGLVQNGWDHTRTQAGPAGGITIFQGGSAGLELGKRSPSSQAEEFSKVLDAMFPGSQAARNGSTGAFHWPTYPWSLGSYASYKVGQWTTLAGEESKPVGNLFFGGEHCSRDFQGYMNGGAETGRRAAEAVLSKWRKGS; via the coding sequence ATGGCTTGTCTGCGGCGATGCTTCCGGAATTCCGCCATTCCGCACGGTTCCAGCCTTGAGTCCGGATCGTCTCGGCCTTCCCTAGGGCCGGAATCGGCCTCCCGGCGCGATTTCGTAAAAGGAGCCCTGGCCTTGGGGGCGGCGGCCTTGGTCCCCGCTTGCAGGCCCAAGGATTCCGGTGCCCCGCGCATCGCCATCGTCGGGGCCGGGATCGCGGGATTGCATGCCGCCCATGTGCTGGCCAAAGGGGGCGTTTCCTCCGAAGTTTTCGAAGCTGGGGCCCGCGCCGGCGGGCGGATCCTGACCTTGCAAGGCTTGATGGCCGACGGGCTCTGGACCGAAGCCGGGGGCGAGTTCATCGATTCCTCCCATGCGGACATGCTGTCCTTGGCCAAGGAGTTCGGGATCGAAGTACAAGACGCCTTGGGCGGGGATCGGGCCGGGCTTATCGAGAACGCCTGGCTTTTCGGCGGGAAGGCGCGCAGCGAAGCGGAGGTGGCCGCGGCCGTCAAAGACGCATCCGGGGCGATGGCCAGGGACATGGCCGCTTTGCCGCCAGGGATATCCGCTGGAGCTGGAGGCTTGGCGGCGGATCTCGACAAGCTTTCCGTGTCCGCTTATTTGCAAAGCCGGGGGGTAACCGGTTGGTTACGTGACTTGATCGAGACCGCCTACGTGGGCGAGTTCGATTTGGACGCGGGCGATCAGTCCTGCCTCAATCTGCTGACCATGGTTTCCTGGGACGTGTCCGAGGGACGCTTCAAGGTCTTCGGGGAAAGCGATGAAAGGTATCGCCTGAAAGGCGGCAATCAAACCCTGACCGATGCGTTGGCGGCCAAGTACGCGGACCGCATCCGCTTCGCGCATCGGCTGGAAGCGATTGATGCAGAAGGCGGCGGCTACCGGCTTTCCTTCCAGACCGGGGGCGGTTCCGTGGAGCGGAGGGCCGATGCGGTGATCCTGACCTTGCCCTTCACCTTGCTTCGCAACGTTGATATACGCGTCGATCTGCCTCCCGGCAAACGGAAGGCCATCGCCGAACTCGGGTATGGGACGAACGCCAAGCTTTTCCTGGGCTACTCGGCGCGCCCTTGGCGCAAGGCCGGGTATTCCGGGACCTTCTACACGGATGGCCTGGTCCAGAACGGATGGGATCATACCCGCACGCAAGCGGGACCGGCGGGAGGCATCACCATCTTTCAGGGTGGTTCGGCGGGACTGGAATTGGGGAAGCGAAGCCCTTCCTCGCAAGCGGAAGAGTTCTCCAAGGTCTTGGATGCCATGTTCCCGGGCAGCCAAGCGGCCCGGAACGGGAGTACGGGCGCCTTCCATTGGCCCACCTATCCGTGGTCCCTGGGAAGCTACGCCTCGTACAAGGTCGGGCAATGGACCACTCTGGCAGGCGAGGAATCCAAACCGGTGGGAAACCTGTTCTTCGGCGGCGAACATTGCAGCCGGGATTTCCAGGGCTATATGAACGGCGGGGCGGAGACGGGCCGCCGCGCGGCCGAGGCGGTTTTATCCAAATGGAGAAAGGGCTCCTGA